One Bombus fervidus isolate BK054 chromosome 7, iyBomFerv1, whole genome shotgun sequence genomic region harbors:
- the LOC139988971 gene encoding protein lethal(2)essential for life-like: MSLIPLLFSDWWEELDRPHRLFDQNFGLGLYPEQLLNPSILDQYILPLRDRRLRNPLMYYRPWGELLRKGEGGGTSTVKADKDKFQVILDVQQFKPEEINVKIVGNSVIVEGKHEEKQDEHGWISRQFTRKYLIPEQCDVDKVTSSLSSDGVLNITAPRKDEPKIQNERTVTIEQTGKPALREAEEKEMKEEEKKQEEKKQEEKKEDEKEEK; this comes from the coding sequence ATGTCTTTGATACCGTTGCTGTTCTCCGACTGGTGGGAAGAACTGGACCGTCCACACCGACTCTTCGATCAGAATTTTGGTTTGGGGTTGTATCCTGAGCAATTATTGAATCCAAGCATCCTCGATCAATACATCTTACCCCTTCGAGATCGAAGATTGAGAAACCCACTGATGTACTATAGACCATGGGGTGAACTCCTGCGAAAAGGCGAAGGAGGAGGTACATCTACGGTAAAAGCGGATAAGGACAAGTTCCAGGTAATTTTAGATGTTCAGCAATTTAAACCGGAAGAAATCAACGTCAAAATCGTTGGCAATTCTGTGATCGTCGAGGGAAAGCACGAAGAGAAACAAGACGAGCATGGTTGGATCTCGAGACAGTTTACCAGGAAATATTTGATTCCTGAGCAATGCGATGTTGATAAAGTAACATCTAGTCTGTCGTCTGATGGTGTACTCAATATCACTGCGCCTAGAAAGGACGAACCGAAGATTCAAAACGAAAGAACTGTTACTATTGAGCAGACGGGTAAACCAGCGTTAAGGGAAGCAGAAGAAAAGGAGATGAAAGAGGAGGAGAAAAAGCAGGAAGAGAAGAAgcaggaagagaaaaaggaggatgagaaggaagaaaaataa
- the LOC139989080 gene encoding LOW QUALITY PROTEIN: protein lethal(2)essential for life (The sequence of the model RefSeq protein was modified relative to this genomic sequence to represent the inferred CDS: inserted 5 bases in 3 codons; deleted 1 base in 1 codon; substituted 2 bases at 2 genomic stop codons) → MPLIPMLFFNWWEXPDRPHRLWDQHFGTTVDADDLFNDLDPLNAEVLVCRTHRRGKRHHHHHHHHHHHHHPFFKSLIKXANKDKFQVSLDISQFTPEEITVKVIDQKVIIEAKHDEKKNEHGWVSTQFVRKYITPSQCDAMRXNQMESHLXSYDILSILAPRKQTLQPKXVDEPTLTNQDDNTNDTSESQREQ, encoded by the exons ATGCCGCTAATACCGATGTTGTTTTTCAACTGGTGGG GTCCAGACCGACCTCATCGCCTCTGGGATCAGCATTTTGGTACGACGGTAGATGCAGATGATCTTTTCAATGATCTTGATCCTCTAAACGCAGAAGTTTTGGTCTGTCGAACGCATAGACGCGGCAAAAgacatcatcatcatcatcatcatcatcatcatcatcatcatccaTTCTTTAAAAGTTTAATCAA AGCTAATAAGGATAAATTTCAAGTATCATTAGATATATCGCAATTTACACCAGAAGAAATTACCGTAAAAGTGATAGATCAAAAAGTCATCATCGAAGCTAAACACgatgaaaaaaagaacgagcACGGATGGGTGTCCACGCAATTTGTCAGAAAATATATCACACCATCGCAATGCGATGCAATGCGATAG AACCAAATGGAATCACATTTGTAGTCTtacgatattttatctattttggCACCTAGAAAACAGACTTTACAACCTAA TGTGGATGAACCAACTTTGACCAATCAAGATGATAATACGAACGACACATCAGAATCACAAAGAGAACAATAA
- the LOC139988900 gene encoding protein lethal(2)essential for life, which yields MSLEQLFYPNWWENVERAHLDQNLPLGINPEIPIPKIMCMYVCKSPMKYYRPWDELLRKGEGGVSTVLANGDKFRVDLDVQQFAPEEINVKVVDRFVTVEASHEEREDEHGWISRQFTRKYIIPEQCDIDQVSSKLSSDGILSIIVPRKQKLTSDSGRVIKIERTGKLSVCDMQKEKNEENKDKEEEAQEN from the coding sequence ATGTCTCTAGAACAATTATTCTATCCCAATTGGTGGGAAAATGTGGAGCGTGCTCATTTAGATCAAAATTTGCCCCTTGGAATTAATCCAGAAATTCCGATTCCAAAAATTATGTGTATGTACGTATGCAAATCTCCGATGAAATACTACAGGCCATGGGATGAACTCCTGCGTAAAGGAGAAGGGGGTGTATCAACCGTGTTGGCTAACGGAGACAAATTCCGTGTGGATTTAGACGTGCAGCAATTCGCACCCGAAGAAATCAATGTTAAAGTCGTAGACCGTTTTGTCACTGTTGAAGCAAGTCATGAAGAAAGGGAAGATGAACATGGTTGGATCTCCAGACAGTTTACGAGGAAATACATAATTCCAGAACAGTGCGATATCGATCAAGTTTCCTCGAAACTTTCATCGGACGGCATTCTTTCGATCATTGTACCACGCAAGCAAAAATTAACTTCGGATAGCGGAAGGGTGATTAAAATCGAGCGGACCGGTAAACTGTCTGTATGCGACAtgcagaaagaaaaaaacgaagaaaacaagGACAAGGAGGAGGAGGCGCAGGAAAATTGA
- the LOC139988973 gene encoding protein lethal(2)essential for life-like: MRRGMTLIPRLFSHWWEVLEQPHQLFDQHFGRGLRPNQFFSSVFERPSFKSFPYSYYRLLMNWERDEECGRSIMKNDKDRFRIIFDVRQFKPEEVGVKVVDNFIIVEGKHEDRADDHGLTSRHFVKKYLVPDQCDPERVTSTLSTDGILTITVPLRPETVERKREKTIKIEQTGKAMEDDEFLKIKQKQ; encoded by the exons atgagaagGGGAATGACATTAATTCCAAGATTGTTCTCCCATTGGTGGGAAGTGTTGGAGCAACCACACCAGTTATTTGATCAGCATTTTGGCAGAGGATTACGACCGaatcaatttttttcttcGGTATTTGAAAGACCATCTTTTAAATCATTTCCATACAGTTACTATCGACTACTGATGAATTGGGAACGAGACGAAGAATGTGGACGATCcataatgaaaaatgataagGACAGATTTCGGATAATTTTCGACGTACGACAATTCAAACCAGAAGAAGTCGGTGTAAAAGTCGTTGACAATTTCATTATTGTAGAAG GAAAACACGAAGACAGAGCAGACGATCACGGTCTAACCTCCAGACacttcgttaaaaaatatttagtaccAGATCAATGTGATCCTGAAAGGGTTACGAGTACTTTGTCTACAGATGGTATTTTAACAATAACAGTACCGTTAAGGCCAGAAACTGTTGAAAGAAAGCGAGAAAAAACCATTAAAATCGAACAAACGGGAAAAGCGATGGAAGACGACgaatttctgaaaataaagCAAAAGCAGTAA
- the LOC139988972 gene encoding protein lethal(2)essential for life-like: MSLVPLLFSDWWETLDRPHRLPDQNFGLGLYPEQLITPSRLGLYLQPRKRNTYVSRPWSELFHNNDRGTSTVQADKDKFQVVLDVQQFEPNEIDVKVVDKFVIVTAKHEEKRDEHGWISRQFVRKYLIPEQCDIDQVTSQLSADGVLSINVPRKDQKNVENERVIKIEQTGKPAMQTKPPKRQQQKQTEEKEEN, translated from the coding sequence ATGTCTTTGGTACCATTGCTGTTTTCTGACTGGTGGGAAACTTTGGATCGCCCGCATCGTCTGCCAGATCAGAATTTCGGATTGGGTCTCTACCCGGAACAATTAATAACGCCAAGTCGATTGGGATTATATCTACAACCACGAAAAAGGAATACTTACGTTAGCAGACCATGGTCTGAACTGTTCCATAACAACGATAGAGGCACCTCGACTGTTCAAGCAGATAAGGACAAGTTCCAAGTCGTGCTCGATGTTCAACAATTTGAACCAAACGAAATTGACGTTAAGGTTGTCGACAAGTTTGTCATCGTTACCGCAAAACATGAAGAGAAGCGCGACGAACATGGCTGGATTTCTCGTCaatttgttagaaaatatCTGATTCCGGAACAATGTGACATTGATCAAGTCACATCGCAGTTGTCGGCAGATGGTGTCCTTAGTATTAACGTTCCAAGAAAGGATCAAAAAAACGTAGAAAACGAAcgagtaataaaaatagagcAGACTGGTAAGCCAGCAATGCAAACGAAGCCACCTAAGCGGCAACAACAGAAGCAAactgaagaaaaagaagagaattaa
- the Crim gene encoding QVR superfamily protein crim — translation MNKRMFLIAVLLTVLVNKGDSLYCYRCNSNQPGCGTPLNWLWYWGETCPEYDDKCIKIIERKGAETMITRDCLSSVRSFRKDIPADRYEGCRPAAKDVQLGHYVNNSIWQLDIHRDYYDEVTWCFCYFDHRCNNADSITVSTVLLLLGIIIQQFATQNVF, via the exons atgaataaaCGAATGTTTCTTATTGCTGTCTTATTGACTGTACTTGTTAAtaaag gAGACAGTTTATATTGCTACAGATGTAATAGTAATCAACCTGGGTGTGGCACTCCTTTAAATTGGCTATGGTACTGGGGTGAAACTTGTCCAGAATATGatgataaatgtataaaaattattgagagGAAAGGag ctGAAACCATGATAACACGTGATTGTTTAAGTTCTGTTCGTAGCTTTAGAAAAGATATTCCAGCTGATCGGTATGAAGGTTGCCGACCAGCTGCAAAAGATGTTCAATTAGGacattatgtaaataattctatttggCAATTAGATATTCATAGAGACTATTATGATGAGGTAACATGGTGTTTTTGTTATTTTGACCATAGATGTAACAACGCTGATAGTATTACTGTATCAACAGTATTATTACTTTTGGGTATCATAATACAACAATTTGCAACACAAAATGTGttctga